The genomic window TACAGTACATTTTTAAGTTGGCATGCAGTGTAGGTGAGATTTTGGTCCCTTTGTGTCATCAGGAGGTTCAGCTGATAGTCCGGACCCTCGGGGTCAGAGAGACGGTCCTGTTGAGTGTGTCTAAAGCATTGGAGTTTATAAAACTGGCCTTATTGTAATGTAATGTGGCTCGAGGCCACAGCAGCTGTGCATCATTAGAGCTAAGAATAGACCTAAAGAGGCCGTTGCAGATTGGctattcaaaagaaaaaaaagccccaaTTTTCATACTGATAGAAGAAAGGCAAGAAAGTGAATCATTATATTGCAAAATGTGGTTAAATGTGATCACAAAAGCATATCCTGGGCTGTGCTGTTGACCAGTGTCCACCTCCACACCCTTATTTTAAAAGGTCTGTCTGAGTCAGGAGAGGTGGAGCTTCAGGTAGACATGCAGCAGTCTCGgtccagagcagagcagagcaggtgggAGGCAAGCAGACTTAATGGCGGGGGGACACAGTGGTTTGAGGGTTGCTCCCTTGGTTTTGGTGCCTGTGATTGGCGTGCTTCTCACAGTACATCTCATCTCCAAACCAGAAGTGACCTCTCATCCTGAGGTTAAGACCGCAATCCGTGCAGGTGTAGCACTCTGAGTGGCGGTAATGGTCGTCTGTGATGCGTACGGCCAGCGTGCTGTGGAGAGACGAATGCGGTCAGACGGTAGATAAACACCTCACATTGCTTACAGCTGATTTTTAGATTCTTCACAAACAAGTGAGCATACTGGCTTTTAGCCAGAGACTTCAGCTGTCTAACCTCATGTTACCATTAATTCAAGAgttgttttgacttttttatgtGTCTGATATGAAAGTGTTTGGCTTaacaatgaagaaaaacaacattgtaGATAATTATTGTCTTTACACATAACAGACAacagacaataataataataaaaaagtctgACCCCAGTTTGACCTTTGGGCtctcactgcattcaaaacagacatgactctgtagtggaaattactgcatgggctcaaataCACTTTCAAAAGCCAtcgtctgtgaacacagtttgttgttccatctacaaatgcaggttaaccctcctgttatgtttgtttctcaggaacagcaataatgttcctgggtcaatttaacgcagggcatatttaattatcaaagAGTGTCAGAAcacccaaaaatcccaataaacatttatttaatctcaTTAGTAACTCCATTAATAAGCATTTAAATCCATATTcagtgcaatagtgttctttaatcctcacatatcatggtttaatgaggatatctcactcctttttaatgaaaattcacgttaaaatcagaatcagaatcagaaatactttatttatcccgggggggaaattcagtcaaataaaagggtgtgtgtatgtgtgtgtgtgtgtgtgtaggattgggatgaaatatgtcacacagttgcaaagaaacaattagtatttgacacttctgaccccttttatcCTCCACCTTGACTTCCGGGTCAAATTGAgccacaaacagtatctatatCTATAAATGCAAAGGGGGTTGCAAATATTtgaaattaaccattttcaTTTGACAGGTTCATTTCACCTTTTTAAGCCAAGccgaagaagtttcataccgaaaaaatacttaacattttttttttttttactttaaaaagggtcaatttgacccgcaacataacaggagggttacatctgtaccatgcaaagaagaAACAATATGCAAACATGATTAGAACTGCTGATGGCTCCTCTTGGCCCAGTctatttaagatggactgaggctaAGAGGGAAACTGTTGAGTGGTCTGATAAATCCAAATTTGATATCCTTTTTGAAATCCTGGACACTTTGTCCTCTTCTCTAAAGAGTAGATGAACCACCCAGCTTGCTATTAGCACACAGTTCTGTtgaaatgagcatatattttccataagataatacatttttacagttttaacgTTTGGTATGTTGCacttcaattaaatatagggtGAAAATGACTTGCAAACTGTTTTTGTTAAGATTTTACAGTGTCCCAGCATTTTTCAAAATTGGGGTTGTATTTAATGTTTGCTTGTAATGGGAGTAAAGCCAATATCACACACTACAGCATTTCCAGCCTTAGTTAATTTGCATTTCCTGTTCTTAGATggacttttaaaatacattaaaatgaaaattgacCTCTGTTTAATAAAGTCCTTTAAATTATGCTCTCCAGTGAGTAGACaggagtgaatgggtgaataaTTTCAGACACAATCTACATGATAGAAAATAATTTGATGACTCTTCCTGCatccaaaaaaatgttttattaacatttgATGCCCCTCTCCAATGGACCATGGGGCTTAAAATCTAGCTTTGCATCTATGGGTCTTCATTGTGGAAGGGTTTGTATGTTCTCTAGCTCACTATTGTTTAACAAGCCAATCAGTGACTGCCACaagtccctccctccctcacttctAGTTTTAAGAAGCATTTACATATGATGCATTAAACATTGCCATGATAGTGGTTTTAGTTTATAAAGTCtaattcaaatattaaaatacaaatatatgttGATAAAATTATTGCTGTTGTTGCAATGAGGCATCATTTGAGTTGTGAACGAACAAtgggtttatttttattttcaatcagcttacttttatttaatgagcgcttgtttgtatgtgttcctgttttcttttgtttaaatgtttatttatttgtcctatttgtttcttatttgtttgtgtctaaTTCATATCTGATGTGTTtaggacaaaaataaaatatgcaaataATTTTTTACTTGATTCAGtaataagaaaatgaaaagtACATTCAGAAACCAATGCACCAGTAGATTTAACTGATTGTTTCTTGGACTCCACTTCAACATGTACTAATGATACTAATAGTACAGGCAGACAGGCTAAATGCTTGTGGAACATCTTTCCCTGCAGGCCAAACCATCATTGAAATTACTGACACACCTTTGTTATTCCAGTAAACGCGTCATTGCAGGTGACAGTGAACTTACAGAATGCTGGTGCCACACTTATCACAGGTGTGGTTTTTCCGGGCTCCTCCCACTGCTGTGCTGGTTTGGGGTGGGTTGGGTGAGAGTTTCCCTGGGAACCGCACGACTGCCTCtgaggtcacacacacaaattcacacaAATGAACACAGCTGCCCATAGTGCTGTTCTGACAGGTCTGCATTTCTCTACTCATCACATCAGTACCATGTATGTCTGTCAGTGgagcgtgtttgtgtttccCCCTTGTGATCACAGCTCATCACCCACGGGACACGCTTCAAGTGATGGCTTCGCACACATCGGTCATTATCACGTCATGAAAGAATGTTATCGCGATCTGGACTTATTTACCCCGACATTTATCAAACTAGAGGGGGGCGAGAGGAGGACAGACACATTCCATGACATGCTGTTCACATCATAAAGTGCTCACAGGAGAGCTGTTCAGCACATCCTGCACAGGTGACGGCCAGATGGACAGAATTGACACTGGCTTGTTCTGCACATTACACCAGGGATGATTCTAAAAGACATCTGTGGGAAATGATATAATTTATGTTGCACTGGATATGAATCCCTTTGCATTATTTGACAGCCCGTGCAAAGGGGTTAAAGGGATAAACCAACTGCATAAATCTAGAAAATGAATGCAAACCAATTGTTTTAGCTCGTCAATGCAAACACGTTGATGTTCCAATCATTGAAAACCATACTAGAGTTTTTCCCAGATGTGTTGTAAAGGGACACTTTTAAAAGCTGCTTGTTTAAATAGTCAGTCGTTACCTCTCCTTTATATTGTTCACACTCTCACCTTTCTCATCGGCCTCCAGGACCTCCTGCAGCATTTTAAAGGTGTTGGACTGACGAGGCGCTGTGCGGGACTCCTTGTTTTCCTGGATCATCTTGTACACCTCTGACTCCTTGTCGAACCTCTGCATGTTAAATTCAGAGCTCGAACTGCTGTAGAGTGAcgaaacaaaagaaagagatcACAGGTTATCACACTCTCTGAAGTGATATGCTGAGCCCCCTAGTGATGTGTTCAGCAGAAAATGTACGTTTATAAGAGACTTGTGAGTCTGGTGCAACTAAATCCAGAGGAAATGAAGGAAGGGGCAGCAGCTGCCTTTGAGGCTTTGACCTTCGACTATGAAGCCTAGATTGCTCACCACGGGCAAGGGACCAAAACATCGTTCAATCACCCGTTAAGCTCAACAGGACTCTGACATATCCACTTACCAGAGGAGTTGTTCTGACTTAGAAAACAGCCTCAGGgcaaaaatacacagaaaataACACTGACGACAGAAGCTATGAAGTCTGTGAGAGAGCAACTATAACAACTATAAGGTTCAATCATTTTTGTACAAGTTACAAAGAAATCCTATTCCTCACACAGAAAATGAAGGGCACAAGAAATGTTCCTTTTGGTGATAATCTACTAAACAGCCAAGACAACAtccataaaaaaacatcttctaACTTTCATCCTGTGGGCGTTTCCTGTCACTTAATGCTCAGGAGGAGGTGGGTGGAGACAGGAAGCTTTCCCCTTCAGGTAGTTTACGCCGTCAGCTCATTAAGACAGTAGAAGAAAGAACAGTAGCTCATTTTACAAGCAAATTCTTCATCCCCGGTGTGAAGGGAAAGACATTATTTTTACTACTTCTTCCATACTTAATGTGATGTTGAAAGCAATCCCATCCCACCATGCAGGATCATATAATGGGAGTCAAAagtgtaatgaaaaacaaagtaaaagggagacagaggaacaaagtgtgtttttctgGTGTGAGCTGCAGGAACCGGTTGGTGCACTACACACAACACAAGCCAGGAGTGGTTTGATGCTTTCCACCTGTAGCCTCACTGTCAGCCTGTCTCGGTCAACTCAACCTGACGACTGTCCCATCAGTCGTCACTTGCAACAAATCTGCCCAAATATTTACTCTTTAGCCAACACCTGTGCTACGGAGAACATTCTCCGAGACTACTACCCAAAAcctcaaacatgcaaacatgaagTTACTGTTCTGTACGCTTGTAGTCTGCGGTTTTAATAAATCACAAACACCAGCACAGGCTTGGTGTCTTCCCTggtgatgctctgtgcagcagggATTTCTAGTCCTGTGTGTTGGAGGGTCTGTGAAACACATGCTCAGCTGGTTGCGGTCAGGTGGCGGACTTGGTCAGCCAAGACATTTAGCTGTTTGTCATGAGAGACTTTGGACTCTGTAGGGTTTCAGATCACTGCGTGACTGTGTGAGAATTCGGCTGATGCCTGAAGTGGCTTCTGAGTCTAAAAGGCATCATTGTCATGGTGTTTTTATATTGTTTCAATGTGCATAAGAATTAACTCTGTTTTACAGCACCAATAATGATGGACATTTATGTGcttttaaatgcaaatgaaCCATACACATCTCAAATGTTCATGGGGTTTAACAGGGTACAAGATTGTCTGTTTATGTGCTTTCATACATGTTTTATTGTCACAAGGATTGCAGCTCAAGGTTTAGGCTTCTCGCTAAACGAACATGGCTGAAACAAGAAATGGTAAACAGACAAGACAACAAATATGCGACCAAAGCAAATGCTCAGACTCCTTTCCCCTGCATCCCAGAGCATGATTCAAATTGAAACcagacctctaaaagaacaccCTCCAAGTTCTCCACATGCTCAGCTCCACCCTCGGTTCATTTCCCCTTTTTTCGCTTCACTCCCCGACCCTGCTGAAATTGCAATCTCAAAACAAATGGAAAGTCGAGGTCAAATGGGAGGGAAACAAATAACAGAGGATAGGGTGAGAGGGAACACTGATATGAACAGGCAGACTTCTGCTGAAAGAGGAGTTAAGATTTCACAAAAGAAAGGTTTGTCCTCTATGTTTTGGGCTTTTAAAATCTTCTCACATCCATACAATGAATGTGTGCTGCTTTCTGAAGTCAGACTCAGCTCAGAGGAACAATGATTAGGATCTAGTCAAAGCACATGACTGTAGCCACAACATGTCCAGGATAACAAGACTAAATTAAACCCACATTTCTCAAACCAGAGCAGAGGAGCATTAAGCTAAAGTTTCTACATCCAGACAAAAGAAATCAAAATGACAATACTCAAAATGACAAGACTCACCTCAAGAAAGAAGAGAGCTCAACTATTCTGTCCCGTAACTGTCCCTGTTTTTCTAACTCTGTAGTTGTAACTCTCATAGAACAGAAAAatcagcacacacatgcagatgcAGAACACACACCTCTCTCCGAACTGGaccagacagaaaaacaagagtCTGACCGAAAGGTGTGCCTCCAGGCTCAAACTCATTGGCCATGCGACACAAAAGGGGTGGGAACATGGGTGTCACTGAGTGTGTGATTGGCTGGGAGCAGCAGGGAGAGGCCTTGTGTGCAGGCTGGGGGCTACAGACAGGGGGCCGATCAGGGGGAGTTAAATCAGACATTTTTTGGGAATATGGGGTGTTTGGATATGACTGCAGTTGCTGACACGTCATATCACTAGCCCTGGTAACCCAAGAGgtagtggggggggggggcactggGGCCAAAGTCAACCACCCTGCACtgtgagaacacacacagcagttctCCAGCTGAGACAGTGGATACAAAAGATTATGATGGAGACTAAAAGAAGATTTTCATGACtgctgagagaaaaaaacactgagtgTAAGTCAAGTGAATCCAAAAACACAGGGCAGCACCTGCACGCTATGCAATGAGTCAAATTACAGCTGCAGCACCTCATTAGAGGGGGCGGGACAGGAAAAGCAAACTGCAGTGCAGGTGGCAGACAGGAGATAGTGTTTCCCAAAGGCTCCACATTCATTTGGAGCTGTCGACTCTGAGtgcagctgcaaaacaagtCGAAACACTAAGAGTCAGCAGCTGCTCAGCGGTCGAAGGTGAGGATTTAATATTGGAAATGTGTCTGACAGAGCACAGGTGACAACACCTTGGTCAAGCCTGTcgaaacataaaaatgtagtgggttttttttttaacaggaagTTGCAACTATgaaagtttttgttttactttaaaccAATTAAAATTGTTGAGTTAAAATCATGTTTATCATCAAGTCTTGAATTACTGGGTTACTGTACTTGCTTACAGATAGAGCTGAATCGCTGCCTGCTCATCAGGCATAAATGTTTGTTAGTGAGGAAGTCATCTTCTGTAGTCAAACACTTAAATCACTGAAGAGTGTtacaatgtttttaaagttgtaatGAGAAAGTAAAAGTTGACAGAAATCATTTATAGGTTGTTTTGCATGTTGAGTATGTTGGGCAGTTAACATTGTTTCCCACGTTACCAATCAATCAAGAACCATCACAAACCGATTGCTGAAAATTTGACCCATCCGTGGTTGATTCCTTAAGATTTTATCAAACTTCTACTCAATGTGTTATTGCAACCAAAGGTTCCTGATTGGTAATGATTATCATCAAACTATTGTGTTATTGCATTTATgtatggagaggacaggacaggtcTTGATTTTCGAATGCGAGAAATATTCATTCACCTATTAAAAATCAAGTTTGAACTAaggcacacatactgtatagaATTGTATTGTTGCTATTAAATTGGAGTTGATCATGGtgcatgtctgtttttcttttcttttctgtttcttttttgttgttgttgtttgtttttttaactgtggGTTtggtttcaattattattagttaaatgtgtttattcttatctatctgttcatttatattgttattattatttcatttacatattgtgtttcatttaaaaaaaatagatatttgTTTTTCACCCAAATGTGATAAGTCTtatgtaaaaatcaataaaatactaattaaagaaaaaaaaaagaaaaagtaatggGAATATTATCGATCTTAAATGTACCATTTTTCATCGTTTCTACCACAGACATGGTTTTACCGACCCCTGGTTGtgatacagtgttcccgccataCTGTGGCTGTAGAGCGTTTTGAAGCTGTTTGCTAtccgcattaaataacagaataaGAAGAATGCTTACTGcattaaacagcaaaaaaagaagaagaaaacagtagTGACAGTTGCTGGGAATACATGTGTAGTGgtatgagattcagaaatggctGACAGGTCGAGACTGACTCTGCCGGTGCCCGCTACTAATGGGGGCTTGATAACGATTAATCActgaatagatgccagtgacTATCGaatagtgttttggcttgaaatgcccatccctagtgggGAGTGACATGGAGCAAAAGGACATGGAATGAATTTTAATCTGAGCCACCTGCGGCAAGCACTGTAGCCCTTGTACATGGTCTGTGCGATTCAGCCCTGCcacatgtctttgtgtttgtgcaaaaaCAGCCTCTTAAAACAGAGTCAAATTCCTTCTCTGTGTGCACATACTTGGCCAATAAAAGCTGATTGTGATCCTGATTGGAGGATAACAGTCACATATCAGTTACTTTGACACATGGTGTTTGAACATGTGTTAAtataagtgtttgtttttttacctgcGACGAGGGGACGTGGGCACATCCCGCTCAGTGGGGCTCTGAGGTGAGTAGCGCCCTGGTGGGGTCGGGGTTCTGCTGGACACGGAGTTATTCCTGTAGTCTGAAGGGGAGAACTCCTAAGAAGGAAGAGGACACAACAAAGCAAGAGAGAGTGAATTAGCATGAAActccctgcagcagctgaaagaGACTTTGCAGACCAGAGTTGAAGAATCTATTGAGACAGTGAGCAAGTTCTTAGACCATGATGCAAtgttactgtaaaaaaaaaaaaaagtccaacaaAGAGCTATGTTCAGCACAGAGGCTGCAGTATTTCTGGATTACTGCTGCACATATTGGCACTGAAATGTGGAGTCCTTGTTTCAGGAAGCTCTAAATCTTAGCAGACTGTAGTGTATGACAACCTGGAATAAAGCATGTCGGACGGACTGACATGTAGGATATAATCAGTCAAGATCAAAACAGGGGGGATTCACCAGCAGGATGAATGAGATCCATGTGTGGAGACAGAACAGAAAGGACACTGCAGACCTGTCATCAGCAGCTCTATATTAGACTGAGAGTTTTGTGTATGATTCTTTATTTGAGAGCACAGGACATCATTCATTATCAAAGTTTCTATTGCATGAGTCACACCCAACATTCCTGTGCTGCATGCTCATCAGTCTAAATGATCGCAGCAGTCTGACTCAACATAATTTATCTTGATCACCCTTTATATCAGCGCTGCACTTCAGCCCCTCAGCTGATCGTGTGGCAACAGATGTTTGGCACAGACTCAAGCGATGGTCTGATGGGAAAAATCCAGTAAGTGCTTGAATCGCTTCCAGATGCAGTTTAAATCTTATAATTATTTATGGTGGTTTTAAACACTTTCCCTCATCAGGACATGagagaagaagtttcatatAGAAAGGTCTGACATTTTCTGCTCAAAGCAAAGTGTGATTCAGGAAGTTAAGTGACTGTCTTTGGACAGAAGAGGGCGCCACATATCTACAAGAGGCGTATGAGCAGAGGACTCAACAGATGTGCCAATGGCTTCTTTTTATTGCTGCTGGTATCTTCAGGAATGAAAGGCAGCAATAAAGGTTGACTTATTGAAGTTTGATTGTGTCAGAAGAGAGAGTTTGGTCAGTGGACTTCACGCACATGTTTGCACTAAACACCCAGCACACCTGGACTGAGTCTGCACAGCACATAACTCACCACAGACACTTTTACTGTCAGGAATCCCAACAAACAAATTGTTTTTAACCACAACACCGCCTGGTATCTGACTGTGTGCTCCTGTGGAACTGACCACCACTGACCACAGACAGCACAGTCATGCACTGTTCAATATGCAAACTAAAGGAAACAACTGTTTGTTGGTGTAAAGAAGTCCTCAAACTGTTTCCCTACACCCAATTTGCCTGGGAAACAGAGTTATTACTTCATTTTAAGTCTGAACACAGTCCAGGAAAAAATGTGAGTGAAATCAAACAGCCCACAGAGAGAACAAGTTTCACAATAAGGCTCACTGACTGTTTTTCCCCCTCAAGTGACACCAGCTGGCATCCGTGTTACACAGGCTCCATCCAAAGCAGAAACGCCTCcacacagtttttcttttttgaaccaGTGCACGACTGAGGCTCCAGCTGAAGCTGATGCTGGAGCTGGATGCTGACACAGTGGCAGAGTCAAAGATTCATGTGTGCGATGCCAGCACCAGCTTCCAATTCGGCAACTCTTTGAACAATGTCTCTGTTCCCAATTGAGTCCAATTTTCCTTTGCTCTCTCCTCGGTGAGTGGGCAGATCAGCGGTGCGTGCCAGGAAGCCTTTACCAGAAGCAATCATTGGGATGTCTCACTGCTATTCCTCCCAGGATAAACCCGGAATAATAACTGCAGGCCAATAGGATCACATATTCCATATCATCATAGTGCAGGAATAGAGACGTCTTCACTCTCTCCTGCTGTGAAACTATCTCAGGGGCATATACCTGACAGACATGCATGTTTTAGGGATTCTGTCAGGGAGATCCAGTGAAGCCACTCAGTATGTGCATATGAATCTACTCTAATGCAAACAAAGCCGATGTTACATAAGTGTCTGGCTACTGGATGTGGATCTTCATGCTCCCTAACGGCCCAAGAATTTCAACTCAGATCTATATGACTCAAGAGGAATGCAATGAAgtaaaagacaacaaaagaagaagaaaaaaacaagagctcggccttagagagttcaaaaaaactttgtctgtaCCACCAGAGCAGCTCATCCATCACATCATCCATTCTCCAGTCTACGATGCCAGCCCTTTATAGCAGTTACCATGGCACGGCTGGCTGAAACCGGGCTCCCCCAAACATCTTTGTTCTAAAATCATCACTGCTCCATTGTTAGACTTCAAACCATTACACACGGCTTGTCTCAGCGCTGCAACGTAAACTGCACCGTGCCACTGCCAACGCTGTCCCTGTGTCTCACGCATCAACAAACTCAGGGAGGGGCACAGGCGGGCCGAGGAAGGCCTATTATTTTGTCTAGGAGGCGGGAGACCACTGGAGAAAGTCACTGGCAGATTCTTCCAGGTTTCtgtggctgcagagaggaggaagctcTTATTAAAGATGCACTGTACTGTAATTAGGAGCTCATAGTCAACAAACCGGGGATCATTAGGGCAAGTCACTGGTATGCTGAGCTGGCCTTGAGCTGATACAACAATATTGCTTGAAATCTGTACAAACAAACTACTTCCGCCAAAGTTGGAGCAGTTTGAATGCATCAAAGgatgcctgtgtttgtgttttctacgGTTTTAAGTGGCCTAGGCTTAGTAcgaaaaatatgcaattttttaTGCAACACCACCAAAAGAGTCCAGGCTGAATGAACCCAACACAGTCTTGACAAAGCAGATCTTTCGAGCTACTGAGTGCAATAAAACTTGAAATACTAGACCCAAGCTTTCAAGGAACTTGACTACCAAACTTTCAATCTTTCTGCGGGATGTGTCCCTCTGCAGAGAGACGAGACATCTGCTGCAAAGATGGCAAACTGGTCGTGGAAGGTTTGGTTGCTGTTTATTTGAATCATCATCCACCCATCCGTTTTCTATACCAGCTTTATCCCTGGCAGACACAAGGGGGCTGGAGTCCTTCCCAGCGTGTGTGAGGGGAGAGACACAGTTCATCCTTCTGCGTCAGCAAAATGTGACATTACTAACAATCAGCTCCATTTTCATATATAATAACCCCGACATGAAATGTGCCACTTCTGGGGCGCAACACCCGTGCTTCCATATATTCTACACAACAGTTTGAAACATGATTTCTTCATTTGAAACCATAAGAGGTAGCAGCATGAATTGTCTGTGTTAATAATCCATTTTCAAGACAAACCTTAAGGCTCTTAAAAGCTTTTTGGACAGCTGAACTTGAAGTTTAAGATTTGCACAAAGTGAATGAAAGACATGTGTGAGTGGTTTATGTTTAAGAGAAAAGCTCTGTGCTGGTGGGAGAAATTTTGGCCAAACTGTCAAAATGAAAGAGAATGGCTGTAAACTGAAAACAAGCCCCCGGCTACGATTGGCCACTTCAaggcacaaacaaacaggaaatggtGAATTGAAGAGATGGCAGATGTTTCAGATCACGGCCCATGGGAGAAGTTGAAGACAGTGCCGGTGTAGAAGCCTACAGTCTGGCTCCAAGCGAGCCActctgcatcatcatcatcatcatcattaccaCCCTGCTGCTTCAATTATAGACTAGGGCTAGTAGCACACAGGAGCAATGCCTAGGGGAGcttttttgtgctgctgcaagAAAGTGCTCATTCACTGTCTCCACCACAGACATGACTGCTGCACTACAATGATGAGGGGGGGTGGCAGACATCCTGGACTGGGTAATAATCAGAGCCGTGTGCAGTGTTTCCTATCCAGCAGTGTGCGTTGGTGGAGGTCCTAAGCAAAGACCTAAGGCGGACGCTAACCTGCTTGTTATCCACTGTCACTGATGAACACTGCCCTGTAATTATGTCTGAGTTAGGGTGTATTACTGCGTCCATGTTCTGtaaaaaaatgaatcacaaCAGAAGGCTGAACTCAGGACATTGTTTTATATCAAAATTCACCCCATTAACATTCTTGACCTTTTGTTATTGCTTCATATCCCACCACAGATACTTCATTGAAGGTCTTAGTCATGAAAATAATGATTGGAATTATGATCAGGCCAAAAAGCAACCTCAAAGAAGAAGGTAAAAGCAGAAGCTGCAGTTGAACAAATGGCCACTTGgagctggctccaaaagcgAGTCAGCAATCAGTCACTGAGCATGTTTCTACTTCCCTTTTAGGGACTTTTCTTGTAAACATGGTAGAAATAAtgtggctctgtgtgtgtggctcaATGGGCAAACATACTTCCCAAAAGGTCTGTGCTCAAGCTTTTTCAGTGAGAAAAATCTAGAACtcaagttaaatgtgtgttcgCACCAGGGATGAACTTGCTAGTTGGCACCAGAACTACCAGTTGGTTGAACATATTTATATGTTAAGTGTTGTAGGCCCAAAATGCAGGTCATATGTTGTCCATAGGGTATAGTCCAGCCACCCACTACTACATGCAGCAGTCAATCTGGTTAATGGAAACTGTCATAATGATCTACCGCCCAAATAACCAAGCACAGATGACTGATAACATCTCGCATCCCAGCATGTATTGGCTCTACTTTAATATAGAAACTGGAGATACAGTTTTAAGTAGGCTGAGTcttgttaaactgacatataaccacttgaCCAGAGTGATGTATAACGAGTATGGGCATGCGGACATTAACTTGGAAGGAGGACCAAAGGTAAGTGGTGCTAACCCTGCTAACATTAGTCaaactgtgatcctgtgtttggcTGTGTTAAACAAATTGTGTTCAGTTTTGACCGTTTTCTGACTTTTACATGTATTAGTTTTTCAGGATTTCAATTTCTGTTGAAAAGATGAGGAAATTGGTGGCTTTGCAACATCTCTAGTTGGCATAAAAAAGTATTCAGTGGTATTCTTTTGCTCACAACACCTGGCTTGTTAGCTTGTTCAATGATT from Notolabrus celidotus isolate fNotCel1 chromosome 9, fNotCel1.pri, whole genome shotgun sequence includes these protein-coding regions:
- the pdlim2 gene encoding PDZ and LIM domain protein 2 encodes the protein MALTVNLIGPSPWGFRIYGGRDFKKAITVSKVNGGSKAETAALQPGDIILEINGENTTDMLNVEAQNKIKNSKTQLKLLVERPEPAGPGQTNGISTPEQLTGRFQEAVIVSRDENQNYREYISSPASMSPGPYSPNPPASPDGKKERLTPTNKSIQLRSWSPEEKSQRLSRPPSQEFSPSDYRNNSVSSRTPTPPGRYSPQSPTERDVPTSPRRSSSSSEFNMQRFDKESEVYKMIQENKESRTAPRQSNTFKMLQEVLEADEKEAVVRFPGKLSPNPPQTSTAVGGARKNHTCDKCGTSILTLAVRITDDHYRHSECYTCTDCGLNLRMRGHFWFGDEMYCEKHANHRHQNQGSNPQTTVSPRH